The genomic region AATCCAGGACAGAAAGAATTTCTGCAGGCTGCAAGGGAAGTGCTTGAATGCATTCTGCCGGTAGTCAATGACAATCCGGTATATTGTAAGAACAAGATTCCTGAAAGGATTACCGAACCTGACAGAATCTATGAATTTAAGGTTGAATGGGAAGATGACAACGGAGAAATACAAGTAAATCGAGGTTGGAGGGTACAGTTCAACAATGCACTGGGACCGTACAAAGGGGGACTGAGGTTCCATGCATCAGTTACGTTGGATTCCCTGAAATTTCTTGGTTTTGAGCAGACCTTCAAGAACAGCCTGACAGGGCTTCCGATGGGCGGAGGCAAAGGTGGTTCTGATTTCAATCCGAGGGGAAGAAGCGATAGTGAAATATTACGGTTCTGTCGGAGTTTCATGAGTGAGCTTTATCATTATATCGGAAGTAATACCGATGTTCCTGCCGGAGATATCGGAGTCGGAGGTAGGGAGATAGGTTTCCTTTATGGGCAGTACAAACGTCTGAAGAAAGAAAATACAGGTGTGCTTACGGGAAAAGGGCCCGGTTGGGGAGGATCTTTGGTAAGACCTGAAGCAACGGGCTATGGAACAATGTATTTTGCCCAAGAAATGCTAAGCCGTAACGGGGATTCAATCAAGGGAAAACGAATTGCAATAAGCGGCTTTGGCAATGTTGCCTGGGGCGCAGTCATGAAAGCTGCGCAATTGGGAGCCAAAGTTGTTACTATCAGTGGCCCTGATGGCTATATCTTGGATGAAGAAGGCATCAATACCAAGGAAAAAATGGACTATATGCTGTATCTGAGGGCCTCAAACAATGATGTTGTAGCTCCCTATGCCAAGCGCTTCAATGCTAAGTTTATTCCACACAAGAAGCCTTGGGAAGTTCCTGTGGCCATGGCATTTACCTGCGCCATTCAGAATGAGCTGGATATAGCGGATGCAAAACAACTTGTTGCCGGCGGCTGCAAATATATAATAGAAACGAGCAACATGGGCGTTACTTCGACGGCTATGGAATATCTGCTTGAGCAAAAGATTGATTTTGCACCGGGTAAGGCTGCAAATGCCGGAGGCGTGGCTGTCTCAGGACTTGAGATGAGCCAAAATGCCATGCATCTGTCATGGCCTGCTGATGAAGTTGATGAGAAGCTGAAACATATCATGCAGAATATACATCAGATGTGTGTCAAGGAAGGTCTCCGTGAGGATGGAACCGTCAATTATGTCAGAGGAGCTAACATAGCAGGTTTCCGCAAGGTAGCCGATGCAATGGTTGCACAAGGGTATTGAGCACTTCCCGATACTCTCGGTTGGTTTTTGTTTTGCAGGCGGTCGGATTATCGGCCGCCTGACCTCTTTGTTGGAAGACTGATTTATCTGCAGGGTCTGTTTTGCCCAAGATGACATTGGGTTCAGACTGTTTTTGTAATCATATCATGATGTCTTGTGTTGGTCCGGATTCATTGCATTTTCCTTGATGACAAGTACTGTATCGACAATAGTATCAGGAACAGTTCCTTGTTTTTTGTTTACCAGATAATCAAACATCTTGGAAACAGATTCATATCCTTGCCGATAAGGTTGCTGACAGACAGTTGCATCTATGATGCCGCGTTCCAGTAACTGTGCCGTGGCCTTGCTTCTGTCGAAAGTAAGGATATGCGGTCTGTGCCCTTTTCTTGTTTCTTCAATGGCCCGGCATGTTCCTGCAACGCCACCGGCAACGATAAAAACGGTAGTTATTTCCTTGTGTGTTTCCAAAGCTTTTCTGCTCAGTTCGTATCCATGGTTCTCATCATCAAGAGATTCCAGCATGTCAACGATTTTGTAGTCCAGGCCCTTTGCCTGTAGGGTATCAAGAAATCCTTTTACCCTTTGGTTATGTCCATACATGGATCGAGAACCGGAAACAATGAGTATATGCTGTGGCTCTTTTGTCATTAAGGCTAGCATTCCCGCAGAAGTACAACCTGATTGGTAGTAATCCGGCCCTATATAGAAAAGTCTCAAAGATGTCGGGATATCCGTATTGACGCAGCCGACAGGCAATCCTTGCTTTGTGAAGGTTTCTATTTTCTTGGCAACCATCGGATCGTCGGGTGAAACGATAAGGAGGGCATCCGCTCCTTTTGCAACAAGGCTGTCCATGTATCGGCAATGTTCTTCCAGTCCATATCCTTTTATATTCCTTATATCCAAAGAAAGGCCATAGTCCTTGTTGTCTTCCTGGAAGGTTTCAAGGCCTCTGATAAGCTCGTCAAAGAAATGATTGCCTATACTTGGAAGCAAGCAGCCGATTCTTATCGGGGATTTATTGGCCGCAAGGAGCCTGCCGGCTTTATTGGTGGTGTAACCCATTGTCCGGCATAAAGTTCTGATTCGGATGGCAACTTCACTGTTTACTCCGGGACGGTTGTGCAGTACCCTGTCTACCGTTCCTCTTGAAACACCTGCTTTGGCTGCAATATCCTTGATTGTAATTGCCATGTTTGCTCCTGAGCTTTGATTCTAACATGGTCAGGAACAGTAAACCATATCAATTGGAGAAAAAGTTCCTGTTACTGTCCCTTGTGTGGAATCTTGTATTTTTTCTTTTGACAATCAGTAGAGGCAATGGTACAATAACCAGAGTCGTGTACGAGCACGGTATATCAAGAATTTTTTAAATTTGCAAGGAGAGAAGGAAGAAATCGTGAATATTCGACCGGTAACTTCAGAATATTTCAATACTTATGGGGCGGTTATTTCCGGCTATGATGTCAGTGGCTTGCTCAAGACGCTTGATGAGAAGACTCCTAAGCCTGGAAAAGGTACGGTCTATGTAGCAAGTTGTTCGGATTTGGAGAAAGTTTTGATTACAAAAGAGCTTGAAGCCAATGCATACGGCGGCTTGCCCATAGAGGTCGGTTACTGCAATGGCAATAACCATGTACTCAATTGCTTGGAATATCATCGGGGAAGTGAGCTCAATATTCCATCTCAGGATGTAATCCTTTTACTGGCAGACAAAAGGAAGATGAAGGACAATACGATTGATACACAGGAAATAGAAGCTTTTCTTGTTCCTGCCGGAACGGTTGTCCAACTTTATGAAACGACCTTGCATTATGCTCCTTGTACTGCTCCGGGGCAAGAAGGCTTTCGCGTTGTCATTGTTCTTCTGAAAGGTACCAATACACAAAAGGAAGATATTGTTGTGAAAAGCGACGAAGACAAGCTCCTCTTCGCAAGAAATAAATGGCTTGTTGCACATAAGGATAGTCCGGAAGCAAAGAGAGGGGCTTTTGTGGGCTTGCATGGAATCAATCTGACCGTATAGGAGGGAACAGTATGCAGAATATTCCAAAAGTAAAATTGGGAATCATAGCTGTGTCACGGGATTGTTTTGTCATTTCTCTTTCACAGTCTCGCAGAAAGGCAATTGTCGAAGCTTTTGGGCCAGGGTTATACGAAGCCAAGACAACGGTAGAAAACGAACTCGATGCCAAGAAAGCCGTCGAGGAAGTAGTAGCTGCCGGATGCAATGCACTATGCGTTTTCCTTGGGAACTTTGGTCCGGAGACACCGGAGACTCAAATTGCACAGTATTTCGAAGGACCTGTTATGTATGCTGCTGCAGCAGAGGATGGAGCAGACAAGCTGGTCGGTGACAGGGGAGATGCTTACTGTGGGATGCTGAATTGTTCCTATAACCTAGGGCTTAGGAAAATTAAGGCTGTCATCCCTTCTTATCCTGTCGGTACTGCTGCAGACATTGTAAGAATGCTCAAGGATTTTATCCCGGTAGCCAGAGCTATCATAGGGCTGTCCAGTCTGAAGGTAATTTCTTTTGGACCTCGGCCCCAGGACTTTTTTGCCTGCAACGCTCCGATAAAGCCATTGTATGATCTTGGGATTGAAATTCAGGAAAATTCTGAGCTTGACTTGCTGGTTGCTTATCGCAGCCATGCAAATGACAAACGTATTCCTGCCGTGGTCAAGGATATGGAACAGGAACTAGGAAAAGGAGAACACTATCCTGATCTTCTGCCGAAGTTGGCACAGTATGAACTTACCTTGCTTGATTGGATAGAAGCAAACAGAGGTTCGCGTTCCTATGTAGTCTTTGCAAATAAATGTTGGCCGGCATTTCCTAAGGAATTTGGCTTTGAACCTTGTTACGTAAATAGCCGGCTGGCATCCAAGGGCATTCCTGTTGCATGTGAAACTGATATCTACGGTGCTGTTTCAGAGTATATCGGAACCTGTATTACCGATGCCCCGGTTACCTTGCTTGATATCAACAATACCGTACCAGAGGATATGTATAGCGACCAGATTCAAGGAAAATATCCGTATGTCCTGCATGATACCTTCATGGGCTTCCATTGTGGTAATACGCCATCATGTAGACTTACATGCGGAACACTTAATTACCAGCTGATTCAAAATCGCCTTTTGGAAGACGGTGGTACACCTGATTTTACAAGGGGAACATTGGAAGGGGATATTGCCGCAGGACCTATAACGTTCTTCAGATTACACGGCAATCCTGATTCTTCTCTTCAGGCATATGTAGCTCAGGGAGAAGTGCTTCCTGTACCTACTCGTTCTTTTGGGGGAATCGGAGTCTTTGCAATTTCTGAAATGGGCAGATTCTATCGACATGTCTTGATTTCCAAGCATTACCCGCATCACGGTGCCGTTACCTTCGGACATGTAGGCAAGGCTCTGTATGCATTGTTTGATTATCTGGGAATTCCTGATATTTCTTTCAACCAGCCCAAGGGAATGCTGTATAAGGATGAAAATCCTTTTGATTGATTTCCCTGACGGTTTGTAAGTACCTTCCTGTGTCAGGTACGGTTGCATATGTTTGCAACCGTACCGTTTTCTTTTTGCAGAAAACAAGCTGTGTCCATCAATGTGGAAAGCTTTTGATGTTTTTTTTGTGTTGATATAGTTTCTTTTTTTATGGAATTGAGAGGTTTTTGAAAAAAAATAAAAATTTCTTAAAATTTTTTTGCCGAACAGTCTTTGAAATCAGGTGCAAAACCTATTTTGTATTACTTGATTTCTATAAGTGATACTTGGAAAAATGAT from Spirochaetia bacterium harbors:
- the gdhA gene encoding NADP-specific glutamate dehydrogenase; this encodes MYDLETFMTWLKQKNPGQKEFLQAAREVLECILPVVNDNPVYCKNKIPERITEPDRIYEFKVEWEDDNGEIQVNRGWRVQFNNALGPYKGGLRFHASVTLDSLKFLGFEQTFKNSLTGLPMGGGKGGSDFNPRGRSDSEILRFCRSFMSELYHYIGSNTDVPAGDIGVGGREIGFLYGQYKRLKKENTGVLTGKGPGWGGSLVRPEATGYGTMYFAQEMLSRNGDSIKGKRIAISGFGNVAWGAVMKAAQLGAKVVTISGPDGYILDEEGINTKEKMDYMLYLRASNNDVVAPYAKRFNAKFIPHKKPWEVPVAMAFTCAIQNELDIADAKQLVAGGCKYIIETSNMGVTSTAMEYLLEQKIDFAPGKAANAGGVAVSGLEMSQNAMHLSWPADEVDEKLKHIMQNIHQMCVKEGLREDGTVNYVRGANIAGFRKVADAMVAQGY
- a CDS encoding DUF4867 family protein, with the protein product MNIRPVTSEYFNTYGAVISGYDVSGLLKTLDEKTPKPGKGTVYVASCSDLEKVLITKELEANAYGGLPIEVGYCNGNNHVLNCLEYHRGSELNIPSQDVILLLADKRKMKDNTIDTQEIEAFLVPAGTVVQLYETTLHYAPCTAPGQEGFRVVIVLLKGTNTQKEDIVVKSDEDKLLFARNKWLVAHKDSPEAKRGAFVGLHGINLTV
- a CDS encoding LacI family DNA-binding transcriptional regulator; the encoded protein is MAITIKDIAAKAGVSRGTVDRVLHNRPGVNSEVAIRIRTLCRTMGYTTNKAGRLLAANKSPIRIGCLLPSIGNHFFDELIRGLETFQEDNKDYGLSLDIRNIKGYGLEEHCRYMDSLVAKGADALLIVSPDDPMVAKKIETFTKQGLPVGCVNTDIPTSLRLFYIGPDYYQSGCTSAGMLALMTKEPQHILIVSGSRSMYGHNQRVKGFLDTLQAKGLDYKIVDMLESLDDENHGYELSRKALETHKEITTVFIVAGGVAGTCRAIEETRKGHRPHILTFDRSKATAQLLERGIIDATVCQQPYRQGYESVSKMFDYLVNKKQGTVPDTIVDTVLVIKENAMNPDQHKTS
- a CDS encoding L-fucose/L-arabinose isomerase family protein; amino-acid sequence: MQNIPKVKLGIIAVSRDCFVISLSQSRRKAIVEAFGPGLYEAKTTVENELDAKKAVEEVVAAGCNALCVFLGNFGPETPETQIAQYFEGPVMYAAAAEDGADKLVGDRGDAYCGMLNCSYNLGLRKIKAVIPSYPVGTAADIVRMLKDFIPVARAIIGLSSLKVISFGPRPQDFFACNAPIKPLYDLGIEIQENSELDLLVAYRSHANDKRIPAVVKDMEQELGKGEHYPDLLPKLAQYELTLLDWIEANRGSRSYVVFANKCWPAFPKEFGFEPCYVNSRLASKGIPVACETDIYGAVSEYIGTCITDAPVTLLDINNTVPEDMYSDQIQGKYPYVLHDTFMGFHCGNTPSCRLTCGTLNYQLIQNRLLEDGGTPDFTRGTLEGDIAAGPITFFRLHGNPDSSLQAYVAQGEVLPVPTRSFGGIGVFAISEMGRFYRHVLISKHYPHHGAVTFGHVGKALYALFDYLGIPDISFNQPKGMLYKDENPFD